Proteins encoded within one genomic window of Augochlora pura isolate Apur16 chromosome 11, APUR_v2.2.1, whole genome shotgun sequence:
- the Ap-1gamma gene encoding adaptor protein complex 1, gamma subunit isoform X1 yields the protein MNASEHGFNPAFNMASIKQAFNEAVERVSTVRMPAPTRLRDLIRQIRAARTAAEERTVVNKECAYIRSTFREEDSVWRCRNIAKLLYIHMLGYPAHFGQLECLKLIASPRFTDKRIGYLGAMLLLDERQDVHLLITNCLKNDLNSSTQFVNGLALCTLGAIASPEMARDLASEVERLMKSPNAYLRKKAALCAFRIIRRVPELMEMFLPATRSLITEKNHGVLITGVTLITEMCENSVDTLNHFKKIVPNLVRILKNLILAGYSPEHDVSGVSDPFLQVKILRLLRILGRNDIEASEAMNDILAQVATNTETSKNVGNTILYETVLSIMDIKSESGLRVLAVNILGRFLLNNDKNIRYVALNTLLKTVYVDTSAVQRHRSTILECLKDPDVSIRRRAMELSFALVNSNNIRNMMKELLLFLERADPEFKAQCSSNIVMSAERFAPNKRWHLETLFKVLVAAGNYVRDDVVACTIQLISETQAQQGYAVSALWKALEKDTFDKQPLAQVATWCIGEYGDLLLYGPSTEDAEAPVNLTEDEVIDVYQRLLWSPQNTVVTKQYTLLSLTKLSTRFQKGNEKIRQIIDTFGSNLHIELQQRGIEFSQLFRKYDHLRPALLERMPPMETAKPQANGIIGMVNGEPEPEEEKSAVLEASSTPPSDSSVLLDLLGTADIGVTSTVSNKNTPANTTSTVNNNDLLDLLGSLDLNAPTPTATLPQAQTPTQVFSPTNMNNFLVDGLLNSSSIQNDTPTMLVLDKAGLKITFRLERPPDIADLLIINMLAQNSGSVILTDFLFQAAVPKTFQLQMLSPSSTVIPPSGQVTQVLKVTNVNKVSLRMRLRISYTGSSGPVLEQTEVNNFPPLALQ from the exons ATGAACGCATCAGAGCATGg GTTTAACCCAGCCTTTAACATGGCCTCCATAAAACAAGCATTTAATGAAGCGGTCGAAAGAG TCTCAACAGTTAGAATGCCTGCACCAACACGACTGAGGGATCTCATCAGGCAAATAAGAGCTGCTCGTACTGCAGCTGAGGAGAGAACAGTTGTTAACAAAGAGTGTGCATATATTCGCTCCACATTTAGAGAAGAGGACAGTGTATGGAGATGTCGCAATATTGCAAAACTCTTATACATTCATATGCTTGG GTATCCAGCACATTTCGGCCAGTTAGAATGTTTGAAACTTATCGCATCTCCAAGGTTTACAGATAAACGAATTGGTTATTTAGGTGCAATGTTACTGTTAGATGAAAGACAAGATGTTCATCTTCTAATTACAAATTGCTTAAAAAA tgaTTTAAATAGTTCAACACAATTTGTTAATGGTTTAGCATTATGCACTTTGGGTGCGATTGCATCACCGGAAATGGCAAGGGATTTGGCATCTGAAGTTGAAAGGCTAATGAAATCACCGAATGCATACCTTCGAAAAAAAGCAGCTCTCTGTGCATTTAGAATCATTAGACGTGTACCAGAATTAATGGAAATGTTCTTGCCTGCTACACGCAgtttaattacagaaaagaATCATGGAGTTTTAATAACGGGCGTGACACTTATCACAGAAATGTGTGAAAACAGTGTTGACACACTAAACCATTTTAAAAAG attGTGCCAAATCTTGTACGAATTCTGAAGAACTTGATCTTAGCTGGATATTCACCTGAGCACGACGTGTCCGGAGTATCCGATCCTTTTCTTCAAGTTAAAATATTACGTCTTTTACGAATTTTGGGACGCAATGATATCGAGGCATCGGAAGCAATGAATGATATACTTGCTCAGGTAGCAACAAATACAGAGACCAGCAAGAATGTGGGGAATACGATATTGTATGAAACTGTGTTATCTATTATGGACATAAAGTCGGAGAGTGGTCTTAGAGTGTTGGCAGTAAATATTTTAggccgatttttattaaataatgataagaACATTCGATACGTTGCTTTGAACACATTATTGAAAACAGTTTATGTAGATACAAGTGCAGTTCAAAGACATCGTTCAACTATTCTG gAATGCTTAAAAGATCCAGATGTATCGATCAGAAGACGTGCAATGGAACTTAGTTTTGCACTTGTAAACtcgaataatattagaaatatgatgaaggaattattattattcttggaACGTGCTGATCCAGAATTCAAAGCTCAATGCAGTAGCAATATAGTAATGTCTGCAGAAAGATTCGCACCAAACAAACGTTGGCATCTTGAAACCTTGTTTAAAGTTCTTGTTGCT GCTGGTAATTATGTCAGAGATGATGTAGTAGCATGTactattcaattaatttcggaAACACAAGCACAGCAAGGTTACGCTGTTAGCGCATTGTGGAAAGCATTGGAGAAAGATACATTTGATAAACAACCTTTGGCACAAGTAGCAACGTGGTGTATCGGTGAATATggtgatttattattgtatggGCCATCAACGGAAGATGCAGAAGCTCCAGTCAAT TTAACCGAAGACGAAGTTATCGATGTCTATCAAAGGTTATTGTGGAGTCCACAAAATACAGTTGTTACAAAACAGTACACCTTATTATCTCTCACAAAACTTAGTACACGATTTCAAAAAGGAAACGa AAAAATACGACAGATAATTGATACATTTGGAAGCAATTTACATATTGAGTTGCAACAACGAGGTATTGAATTCTCACAGTTATTCAGAAAGTACGATCATTTGCGTCCTGCATTACTTGAGAGGATGCCTCCGATGGAAACAGCAAAACCTCAAGCTAATGGTATTATTGGTATGGTAAATGGTGAACCAGAACctgaagaagaaaaatcagCTGTATTGGAAGCAAGTAGTACACCACCATCCGATTCA AGTGTACTTTTAGATTTGCTTGGAACTGCTGATATTGGAGTCACTTCTACagtgtcaaataaaaatacacctGCTAATACAACTTCCACAGTAAACAATAACGATCTGTTGGACTTGCTTGGTAGTTTGGATTTGAATGCCCCTACACCTACAGCTACACTGCCACAAGCACAAACACCAACGCAAGTATTCAGTCCTACGAATATGAATAACTTTTTAGTGGATGGTTTACTTAATTCATCATCAATTCAGAACG atACTCCTACTATGCTTGTCTTGGATAAAGCAGGTCTTAAAATAACTTTCAGATTAGAAAGACCACCAGATATTGCAGACCTGTTGATCATTAACATGTTAGCTCAGAATTCTGGAAGTGTTATACTAACTGATTTTCTGTTTCAAGCAGCAGTTCCTAAG ACATTCCAACTACAAATGCTGTCTCCATCGAGTACTGTCATTCCTCCATCTGGGCAAGTTACACAAGTATTGAAAGTTACAAATGTCAATAAA GTATCTCTAAGAATGAGATTACGCATCTCTTATACTGGATCATCAGGACCGGTCTTGGAACAGAcagaagtaaataattttcctccGTTGGCATTACAGTGA
- the Ap-1gamma gene encoding adaptor protein complex 1, gamma subunit isoform X2: protein MNASEHGFNPAFNMASIKQAFNEAVERVRMPAPTRLRDLIRQIRAARTAAEERTVVNKECAYIRSTFREEDSVWRCRNIAKLLYIHMLGYPAHFGQLECLKLIASPRFTDKRIGYLGAMLLLDERQDVHLLITNCLKNDLNSSTQFVNGLALCTLGAIASPEMARDLASEVERLMKSPNAYLRKKAALCAFRIIRRVPELMEMFLPATRSLITEKNHGVLITGVTLITEMCENSVDTLNHFKKIVPNLVRILKNLILAGYSPEHDVSGVSDPFLQVKILRLLRILGRNDIEASEAMNDILAQVATNTETSKNVGNTILYETVLSIMDIKSESGLRVLAVNILGRFLLNNDKNIRYVALNTLLKTVYVDTSAVQRHRSTILECLKDPDVSIRRRAMELSFALVNSNNIRNMMKELLLFLERADPEFKAQCSSNIVMSAERFAPNKRWHLETLFKVLVAAGNYVRDDVVACTIQLISETQAQQGYAVSALWKALEKDTFDKQPLAQVATWCIGEYGDLLLYGPSTEDAEAPVNLTEDEVIDVYQRLLWSPQNTVVTKQYTLLSLTKLSTRFQKGNEKIRQIIDTFGSNLHIELQQRGIEFSQLFRKYDHLRPALLERMPPMETAKPQANGIIGMVNGEPEPEEEKSAVLEASSTPPSDSSVLLDLLGTADIGVTSTVSNKNTPANTTSTVNNNDLLDLLGSLDLNAPTPTATLPQAQTPTQVFSPTNMNNFLVDGLLNSSSIQNDTPTMLVLDKAGLKITFRLERPPDIADLLIINMLAQNSGSVILTDFLFQAAVPKTFQLQMLSPSSTVIPPSGQVTQVLKVTNVNKVSLRMRLRISYTGSSGPVLEQTEVNNFPPLALQ, encoded by the exons ATGAACGCATCAGAGCATGg GTTTAACCCAGCCTTTAACATGGCCTCCATAAAACAAGCATTTAATGAAGCGGTCGAAAGAG TTAGAATGCCTGCACCAACACGACTGAGGGATCTCATCAGGCAAATAAGAGCTGCTCGTACTGCAGCTGAGGAGAGAACAGTTGTTAACAAAGAGTGTGCATATATTCGCTCCACATTTAGAGAAGAGGACAGTGTATGGAGATGTCGCAATATTGCAAAACTCTTATACATTCATATGCTTGG GTATCCAGCACATTTCGGCCAGTTAGAATGTTTGAAACTTATCGCATCTCCAAGGTTTACAGATAAACGAATTGGTTATTTAGGTGCAATGTTACTGTTAGATGAAAGACAAGATGTTCATCTTCTAATTACAAATTGCTTAAAAAA tgaTTTAAATAGTTCAACACAATTTGTTAATGGTTTAGCATTATGCACTTTGGGTGCGATTGCATCACCGGAAATGGCAAGGGATTTGGCATCTGAAGTTGAAAGGCTAATGAAATCACCGAATGCATACCTTCGAAAAAAAGCAGCTCTCTGTGCATTTAGAATCATTAGACGTGTACCAGAATTAATGGAAATGTTCTTGCCTGCTACACGCAgtttaattacagaaaagaATCATGGAGTTTTAATAACGGGCGTGACACTTATCACAGAAATGTGTGAAAACAGTGTTGACACACTAAACCATTTTAAAAAG attGTGCCAAATCTTGTACGAATTCTGAAGAACTTGATCTTAGCTGGATATTCACCTGAGCACGACGTGTCCGGAGTATCCGATCCTTTTCTTCAAGTTAAAATATTACGTCTTTTACGAATTTTGGGACGCAATGATATCGAGGCATCGGAAGCAATGAATGATATACTTGCTCAGGTAGCAACAAATACAGAGACCAGCAAGAATGTGGGGAATACGATATTGTATGAAACTGTGTTATCTATTATGGACATAAAGTCGGAGAGTGGTCTTAGAGTGTTGGCAGTAAATATTTTAggccgatttttattaaataatgataagaACATTCGATACGTTGCTTTGAACACATTATTGAAAACAGTTTATGTAGATACAAGTGCAGTTCAAAGACATCGTTCAACTATTCTG gAATGCTTAAAAGATCCAGATGTATCGATCAGAAGACGTGCAATGGAACTTAGTTTTGCACTTGTAAACtcgaataatattagaaatatgatgaaggaattattattattcttggaACGTGCTGATCCAGAATTCAAAGCTCAATGCAGTAGCAATATAGTAATGTCTGCAGAAAGATTCGCACCAAACAAACGTTGGCATCTTGAAACCTTGTTTAAAGTTCTTGTTGCT GCTGGTAATTATGTCAGAGATGATGTAGTAGCATGTactattcaattaatttcggaAACACAAGCACAGCAAGGTTACGCTGTTAGCGCATTGTGGAAAGCATTGGAGAAAGATACATTTGATAAACAACCTTTGGCACAAGTAGCAACGTGGTGTATCGGTGAATATggtgatttattattgtatggGCCATCAACGGAAGATGCAGAAGCTCCAGTCAAT TTAACCGAAGACGAAGTTATCGATGTCTATCAAAGGTTATTGTGGAGTCCACAAAATACAGTTGTTACAAAACAGTACACCTTATTATCTCTCACAAAACTTAGTACACGATTTCAAAAAGGAAACGa AAAAATACGACAGATAATTGATACATTTGGAAGCAATTTACATATTGAGTTGCAACAACGAGGTATTGAATTCTCACAGTTATTCAGAAAGTACGATCATTTGCGTCCTGCATTACTTGAGAGGATGCCTCCGATGGAAACAGCAAAACCTCAAGCTAATGGTATTATTGGTATGGTAAATGGTGAACCAGAACctgaagaagaaaaatcagCTGTATTGGAAGCAAGTAGTACACCACCATCCGATTCA AGTGTACTTTTAGATTTGCTTGGAACTGCTGATATTGGAGTCACTTCTACagtgtcaaataaaaatacacctGCTAATACAACTTCCACAGTAAACAATAACGATCTGTTGGACTTGCTTGGTAGTTTGGATTTGAATGCCCCTACACCTACAGCTACACTGCCACAAGCACAAACACCAACGCAAGTATTCAGTCCTACGAATATGAATAACTTTTTAGTGGATGGTTTACTTAATTCATCATCAATTCAGAACG atACTCCTACTATGCTTGTCTTGGATAAAGCAGGTCTTAAAATAACTTTCAGATTAGAAAGACCACCAGATATTGCAGACCTGTTGATCATTAACATGTTAGCTCAGAATTCTGGAAGTGTTATACTAACTGATTTTCTGTTTCAAGCAGCAGTTCCTAAG ACATTCCAACTACAAATGCTGTCTCCATCGAGTACTGTCATTCCTCCATCTGGGCAAGTTACACAAGTATTGAAAGTTACAAATGTCAATAAA GTATCTCTAAGAATGAGATTACGCATCTCTTATACTGGATCATCAGGACCGGTCTTGGAACAGAcagaagtaaataattttcctccGTTGGCATTACAGTGA
- the Csn5 gene encoding COP9 signalosome subunit 5, giving the protein MASTSSEQNNIARRTWEISNNIEMISNVDEIYRYDRKEQQDILAAKPWEKDPHFFKDIKISALALLKMVMHARSGGTLEVMGLLLGKVAANTMIVMDSFALPVEGTETRVNAQAQAYEYMSAYVEAAKQVGRQENAIGWYHSHPGYGCWLSGIDVSTQMLNQNFQEPFVAIVIDPVRTISAGKVCLGAFRTYPKGYKPANEESSEYQTIPLNKIEDFGVHCKQYYSLEVSYFKSSLDRRLLDSLWNKYWVNTLSSSSLLTNADYTTGQILDLSDKLEQSEVALGRGFILGGTDPHDRCSVEKLIKATRDSCKTTIEIIHGLMAQMIKDRLFNQVGCKNTASAQQEQQ; this is encoded by the exons ATGGCCAGTACTTCTTCAGAGCAAAATAACATCGCACGAAGAACATGGGAAATCTCAAATAATATCGAGATGATCAGCAATGTTGATGAAATTTATAGATACGATCGGAAAGAGCAACAAGACATATTGGCTGCAAAGCCATGGGAAAAGGA cCCCCACTTctttaaagatataaaaatttctgccctggcattattaaaaatggttaTGCATGCTCGTTCTGGAGGCACTTTGGAAGTGATGGGTCTTCTTCTTGGAAAAGTGGCTGCGAATACAATGATCGTTATGGATTCTTTCGCGTTACCTGTAGAAGGAACAGAAACAAGAGTCAATGCTCAAGCCCAAGCTTATGAATACATGTCAGCTTATGTAGAAGCTGCTAAGCAG GTTGGAAGGCAAGAGAATGCAATTGGATGGTATCATAGTCATCCTGGATATGGTTGCTGGCTATCGGGAATTGATGTATCTACTCAAATGCTCAatcaaaattttcaagaacCATTTGTCGCTATTGTTATCGATCCTGTGAGAACAATATCTGCCGGGAAAGTTTGTTTGGGTGCATTTAGAACTTATCCAAAG ggATACAAGCCAGCAAATGAAGAATCATCGGAATACCAAACAATTCCCCTAAACAAAATCGAAGATTTTGGAGTTCATTGCAAACAGTATTATTCGTTAGAAGTGTCTTACTTTAAATCATCATTAGATAGGCGATTACTAGATTCTTTGTGGAATAAATATTGGGTGAATACCTTAAGTTCTTCCAGCCTTTTAACAAACGCAGATTACACAACAGGACAAATACTTGATTTATCGGACAAATTAGAACAGTCGGAAGTTGCACTCGGAAGAGGATTTATTTTAGGTGGAACGGACCCCCATGATCGGTGTTCAGTAGAAAAACTAATTAAAGCAACAAGGGACAGTTGTAAGacaacaattgaaattatccATGGTTTAATGGCACAAATGATTAAAGACAGACTATTCAATCAAGTTGGTTGTAAGAATACCGCTAGTGCTCAACAGGAACAACAGTGA